The following proteins are encoded in a genomic region of Limanda limanda chromosome 22, fLimLim1.1, whole genome shotgun sequence:
- the c22h4orf54 gene encoding uncharacterized protein C4orf54 homolog encodes METEQSCVETSATHRAMKDLVQKPAHGGEGVPVKPDEIDYVDFESVDVKTRGAKAGKDCCFGLRTPMSVLIDKRSAGAPCATGPTHELANKAEIDSERKGSSGVDKRAGAVEECLPDSSSSSSVPPGLNAKSEGRLESGDPSERAITQPDVSKHEDLRTKRDGVLHCDDNYLSGRSESDDEDDDEEEDGVSLVLSDDCVPCVTEDESHYITTHEIQLSELSDHEGDYDLAAGSSSSSWDLEDNNQVYTFVDYASFNGDVAPGERGAGGQPRSQGAAATVSTLLESDPCDSAKITSSDESVSKPQRQQQQQQQQQCSGNSGGQIHLSIRATSRAINDPGTIQEHGNILYHTGRSGDLGRYVLRGVDGKTEPLCDRAKCFIAVPGRVHFGGKLKGKEFTEYSSGASSNVSELDDADKEVRNLTARTFKSLAYPYFDAINFSTSSESSASDHGLGINRWSTFVDLKYGNMNMSQGLDQSVVSHRNSTASFEIAKNRDNRGYKDIALASIKPPPGKIFTLSGNPHGASSSTKKIELMGKFSQGHSGVIRLTETLNFRCNVKSGMPGGETRTDFAENAAGSRSTDEVTNSLQSSQRRGASKPPSKTMEDTHKKAIFASSLIKNVISKKMQFEQERKMERGEISERHRAPSPGCVQQEGDSHQGKGSRELQRQSSRFSESSSDYAIMCVDELGDLVDSGSCDTRSDSRRHDAPAPAPETHLEPANEVGIDPKKGALEASRSTLLRSQNSAFRCWRDEELEFHRDRKNDQTREEKPPEAQEREGDGDQRTAGSGKPTKMSHLFVPSIQLPCGDGEVGQQLQSRSYSPCGEGGGVKPRSDNTLYVADSRSVATSKSPEIKINLRSVRDNKAEPFGVSKLRAPNIGCNAASLARADDFKCQALAAALKGECSDKVPHFMVRDIRDNIGKLQTPIHQVRDVRKLLKSSYHFVSLDNNDNKSNTASVDNHQEQKKQTPSRNPNSVSPIVIKCQSVNTNNNGKQCGDIDLSNQDPLDIDRASPEGAKGALLQWAAGKAASDNSPEGDIGLRIESRMALNKQEKTSDITDKKPESKMANQGALAKLQAAVKTMEQLYVYEKNNWKRKNELQPLTDSHVLSMLASEGHGRPEEDGGRGSNMYQPVRRDSYPNITKTPPALTASPSGENLLRREDKDSIKGFQTFGGRDERLFAKSAQTTGTTGSKNKFSLSSSLKASAAAKVTQSNAATPTPYSPKNFVPKSPKLPVSSKICQQRGSGNDGAQSKEVDRFSQDNENYLTIPVKSHASSCKKPPCADRTSVYSSAARSHPTTPPGYFGSGARGHEDHSQTHKRSSIVMETCSPEIPSATIYHSLPLGMSPSQPHVYCFSPAITPAPTMDPFQATQRKMLLDPTTGNYYLVDTPVQPATKRLFDPETGQYVDVPMPQAPMTPVPMPMSPLALSPGAYGHTYMIYPGFMPTPSMIPTRTLVQSQMSMQPGMEGGEKAMSQQTEGMYMESPYYMATGKSPQAAPGSQQQAYTSRPLQGYSGVKQPVISITSQQGPRIIAPPSFDGTTMSFVVEHR; translated from the coding sequence ATGGAGACGGAGCAAAGCTGCGTGGAGACGTCGGCGACTCACCGGGCGATGAAAGATCTGGTCCAGAAACCGGCGCACGGAGGCGAGGGTGTCCCGGTGAAGCCAGACGAAATCGATTACGTCGATTTTGAGTCCGTGGACGTGAAGACAAGAGGGGCAAAAGCTGGGAAAGACTGTTGCTTTGGTTTGAGAACCCCAATGTCTGTCCTTATTGACAAGAGGAGCGCGGGAGCTCCGTGCGCAACGGGACCAACCCATGAGCTGGCGAATAAAGCAGAGATTGATTCTGAGAGGAAAGGGAGTTCCGGGGTTGATAAACGTGCAGGAGCTGTCGAGGAGTGTCTCCctgattcatcatcatcatcatcagttcCTCCTGGTCTCAACGCAAAGTCAGAGGGTCGTCTCGAATCAGGAGACCCAAGCGAGCGCGCCATTACGCAGCCGGATGTGTCCAAACACGAGGACTTGAGGACAAAAAGAGATGGTGTTTTACACTGTGATGACAATTATCTGAGTGGGAGAAGtgagtcggatgatgaagatgatgatgaagaggaggatggtgtTAGTTTGGTGCTTTCTGATGACTGCGTCCCGTGCGTAACCGAGGACGAGTCTCACTACATCACCACACACGAGATCCAGCTCTCGGAGCTGTCCGACCACGAGGGGGACTACGACCTCGCAGCGGGctcttcctccagcagctgggACCTGGAGGACAACAACCAGGTGTACACCTTTGTCGATTATGCTTCGTTCAACGGAGACGTGGCCCCGGGGGAGAGGGGGGCCGGCGGCCAGCCTCGCTCCCAGGGCGCAGCAGCAACAGTCAGCACTCTGCTTGAAAGTGATCCGTGCGACTCGGCCAAGATCACCAGCTCAGATGAGAGTGTGTCAAAGccccagcggcagcagcagcagcagcagcagcagcagtgcagtgGAAACAGCGGGGGACAGATCCACCTGTCAATCAGGGCCACTTCTCGAGCTATAAATGACCCTGGCACGATCCAAGAACATGGGAATATTCTGTATCATACCGGGCGCTCCGGAGACCTGGGTCGCTATGTGTTGAGGGGAGTTGATGGGAAGACAGAGCCGCTGTGTGACAGGGCGAAGTGCTTCATAGCTGTGCCAGGACGCGTGCACTTTGGCGGCAAATTAAAGGGGAAAGAGTTCACTGAGTATTCCAGCGGTGCGTCCAGCAACGTCAGCGAGCTGGACGACGCTGACAAGGAGGTGCGCAACCTGACAGCCAGAACCTTCAAGAGCCTGGCGTACCCTTACTTCGATGCCATCAATTTCAGCACCTCCAGCGAGTCCTCTGCATCCGATCATGGCCTAGGGATAAACAGGTGGTCCACGTTTGTCGACCTGAAATATGGCAACATGAACATGTCCCAGGGACTGGACCAAAGTGTTGTTTCCCACCGAAACTCGACGGCCTCCTTTGAAATAGCGAAAAACAGAGACAATAGAGGTTATAAGGACATTGCACTGGCGAGCATCAAACCGCCACCCGGCAAGATTTTCACTCTGAGTGGAAACCCCCATGGTGCGTCGTCTTCCACCAAGAAAATAGAGCTGATGGGGAAATTCAGCCAGGGTCACAGTGGGGTGATCCGACTCACGGAGACCCTGAATTTCCGATGCAATGTCAAATCGGGAATGCCTGGTGGAGAAACGCGCACGGACTTCGCAGAAAACGCCGCAGGATCACGTTCCACGGATGAAGTTACCAACAGTTTGCAAAGCAGCCAGAGGAGAGGGGCCAGCAAGCCGCCCTCCAAAACCATGGAGGACACGCACAAGAAAGCCATATTTGCCTCGAGCCTGattaaaaatgtgatttccaAGAAGATGCAGTTCGAGCAGGAGCGCAAGATGGAACGAGGGGAGATCAGCGAGCGGCACCGGGCGCCTTCTCCGGGCTGTGTGCAGCAGGAGGGCGACAGTCACCAGGGGAAGGGGAGcagggagctgcagagacagagctCCAGGTTCTCAGAGAGCAGCTCCGACTACGCCATAATGTGCGTGGATGAGTTAGGGGACCTTGTGGACAGCGGATCGTGCGACACCAGGAGCGACTCCCGGAGACATGACGCGCCCGCTCCGGCACCAGAAACTCATTTGGAGCCGGCAAACGAAGTTGGAATCGATCCTAAAAAAGGCGCATTGGAAGCGTCCCGGAGCACGCTCCTCCGCAGCCAGAATAGCGCGTTCAGATGCTGGAGGGACGAGGAGCTAGAGTTTCATAGGGATCGTAAAAACGATCAAACTCGGGAGGAGAAGCCGCCGGAGGCTCAGGAAAGAGAGGGCGACGGGGATCAGCGCACGGCGGGCAGCGGCAAACCCACTAAAATGTCTCATTTGTTTGTGCCAAGTATCCAACTGCCGTGCGGTGACGGAGAGGTcggacagcagctgcagagcaggAGTTATTCTCCGTGCGGCGAGGGAGGAGGCGTGAAACCGCGCTCCGACAACACTTTATACGTCGCGGACTCCAGGAGCGTCGCTACCTCCAAATCTCCGGAGATTAAAATCAACCTGAGGAGCGTGAGGGACAACAAAGCGGAGCCGTTCGGCGTGTCCAAGCTCCGCGCTCCTAATATAGGCTGTAACGCGGCCAGCCTCGCCAGAGCAGATGACTTCAAATGCCAGGCGCTGGCTGCAGCTCTGAAGGGTGAGTGCTCAGATAAAGTCCCGCATTTCATGGTCAGAGACATAAGAGACAATATAGGGAAACTACAGACGCCGATTCACCAGGTGAGGGACGTGCGTAAACTACTTAAAAGCTCCTATCACTTTGTTTCTTTGGAtaacaatgacaataaatctaACACGGCATCGGTTGACAACCACCAAGAGCAGAAGAAGCAAACGCCCAGTCGAAATCCCAATTCTGTGTCCCCCATAGTGATAAAATGTCAGTCCGTGAATACAAACAATAACGGAAAACAGTGTGGTGATATTGACTTGTCTAACCAGGATCCCTTGGACATTGACAGAGCGTCTCCAGAGGGCGCCAAAGGTGCTCTACTGCAGTGGGCAGCAGGGAAAGCAGCCTCAGATAATTCCCCAGAGGGAGACATTGGTTTGAGAATTGAAAGCAGAATGgctttaaataaacaggaaaaaacatCAGATATTACAGATAAGAAACCCGAATCCAAAATGGCAAACCAGGGGGCTCTGGCAAAACTCCAGGCTGCCGTGAAGACCATGGAGCAGCTCTATGTGTATGAGAAAAATAATTGGAAAAGGAAGAATGAGCTGCAGCCCCTCACAGACAGCCACGTGCTCTCGATGTTAGCCAGCGAGGGACATGGACGACCcgaggaggacggagggagagggtcCAACATGTACCAGCCAGTGAGACGAGACTCCTATCCCAACATAACAAAGACACCACCCGCACTAACAGCGTCCCCTAGCGGTGAGAACCTGCTGCGGCGGGAGGACAAAGACTCTATCAAGGGATTTCAGACATTCGGTGGCCGTGATGAAAGGCTGTTTGCTAAGTCAGCACAAACCACTGGCACCACAGGCAGCAAAAACAAGTTCAGCCTCAGCTCTAGCCTCAAAGCTTCCGCAGCCGCTAAGGTGACTCAGTCAAACGCAGCCACACCAACACCTTACAGCCCCAAAAACTTTGTCCCGAAGTCCCCCAAGCTTCCCGTGTCATCAAAAATCTGCCAGCAAAGGGGAAGCGGAAACGATGGAGCTCAATCGAAGGAGGTGGACAGATTTTCACAGGACAATGAGAACTATCTAACCATTCCGGTCAAGTCTCATGCCAGCAGCTGCAAAAAGCCCCCCTGTGCTGATAGAACCTCCGTATATTCATCCGCCGCTCGGTCACACCCAACCACTCCTCCAGGATACTTTGGATCCGGTGCCCGGGGCCATGAGGACCACAGCCAGACCCACAAACGCTCCAGCATCGTGATGGAGACATGCTCACCAGAGATACCCTCTGCTACCATCTACCACTCCTTACCACTGGGCATGTCCCCCAGTCAGCCACACGTTTACTGCTTCTCCCCGGCAATCACCCCCGCTCCCACCATGGACCCCTTCCAGGCCACCCAGCGGAAGATGCTCCTGGATCCCACCACTGGAAACTACTACCTGGTGGACACTCCTGTGCAGCCGGCCACCAAGCGCCTCTTCGACCCAGAAACAGGCCAGTATGTGGATGTGCCCATGCCGCAGGCTCCCATGACTCCGGTGCCCATGCCAATGTCACCATTGGCTCTCAGTCCAGGAGCATATGGACACACCTACATGATCTACCCAGGCTTCATGCCCACACCCTCAATGATCCCGACCCGGACGCTGGTGCAGTCCCAGATGTCGATGCAGCCGGGGATGGAGGGTGGCGAGAAAGCCATGTCCCAGCAGACCGAGGGGATGTACATGGAGAGCCCCTACTACATGGCAACTGGGAAGTCTCCCCAGGCGGCCCCTGGTTCTCAACAGCAGGCCTATACCAGCCGGCCGCTACAGGGCTACTCCGGCGTCAAGCAGCCGGTCATCAGCATTACATCCCAGCAGGGGCCCCGGATCATTGCCCCGCCCTCATTTGATGGGACCACCATGAGCTTCGTGGTGGAGCACAGATAA
- the hacd4 gene encoding very-long-chain (3R)-3-hydroxyacyl-CoA dehydratase 4, with protein sequence MLSLRLVYIFSYNLFQFCGHTWILANTIARYLMFGKDALADTFYSVGFVMSLCQLLSNLELFHIADGIEKARLLPRFIHVMEKNLLLVLVVMLEEVQSKPVVCFQFVLWNSMDLLRYPHEMLRVMDKRSVAMLWTRYTLWIPLYILSVATEGITIYQALPYIESTALNSYVHQPFFLLLYLLVLTLGAYISVWQLLKERQHQLEKWNYKKKRR encoded by the exons AT GCTGAGCTTAAGGCTTGTCTACATTTTCTCATATAACCTGTTCCAGTTCTGCGGACACACATGGATACTGGCTAATACCATAGCCAGGTACCTCATGTTTGGTAAAG ATGCCTTAGCAGACACCTTCTACTCTGTTGGCTTTGTGATGAGTCTGTGCCAGCTGCTCTCCAACCTCGAGCTTTTCCACATCGCAGATGGGATTGAGAAAGCCAGACTCCTTCCTCGTTTCATCCAC GTAATGGAGAAGAACCTTCTGCTGGTCCTGGTCGTCATGCTGGAGGAGGTCCAGAGTAAACCggttgtgtgtttccagttcGTGTTGTGGAACAGCATGGACCTCTTGCG ATACCCACATGAGATGCTGCGAGTCATGGACAAACGCTCAGTCGCCATGCTGTGGACCCGCTACACACTCTGGATCCCCCTGTACATCCTGTCAGTCGCCACAGAAG GTATCACCATATACCAGGCACTACCATACATTGAGTCAACGGCACTAAACTCGTACGTTCACCAACccttcttcctgctgctgtaccTGCTTGTTCTCACTCTTG GAGCCTACATATCAGTCTGGCAGCTGCTGAAGGAGAGACAACACCAACTGGAGAAATGGAACTATAAGAAGAAAAGGAGATGA
- the LOC133028861 gene encoding zinc-binding protein A33-like, translating into MALRSAVDFSCPVCFEIFKNPVVLSCSHSFCKDCLQTWWADKVVCQCPVCKRRSSKSDPPFNLALRNLCEALLQELSLEESAYAGTEAQCNLHSEKLKLFCLDNQQPVCVVCRDSRAHTNHSFRPIDEAAQDNREQLRTSLKPLQDKLEHLIQVKVNWDLTAKVIKAQAQHIEKTIKDDFTKLQNFLQKEEEARITALRKEEEQKSGVMRQRIEALSREIAALSETIRITEEELKTADVSFLQNYNAAVERVKQRHLLEDPKLASGALIDVSKNLGNLTFSVWIKMKDMVSYTPVILDPNTAQSNLLLSADLRSVRCLERESQSPNNPERFDSYTTVLGSEGFNSGTHSWTVEVQNDADWGVGVIEESVRRQGVLPTGHWGILFYNGKLDACSPPQIDRTLSVKNPIQRIRVQLDWDRGQLSFSDLDTNTHIYTFSQTFTKTVVPFMNTSSSVHLRVLPRTVNVHFKK; encoded by the coding sequence ATGGCTCTGCGATCAGCCGTTGACTTTTCTTGTCCCGTCTGTTTTGAGATATTCAAAAACCCTGTTGTGCTGTCATGCAGCCACAGCTTTTGTAAAGACTGTTTGCAGACCTGGTGGGCGGACAAAGTGGTTTGCCAGTGTCCAGTTTGCAAAAGAAGATCTTCAAAGAGTGATCCGCCATTTAACTTGGCGTTGAGGAACCTGTGTGAAGCCTTGTTACAGGAACTTTCTCTGGAAGAGAGCGCCTATGCTGGTACTGAGGCTCAGTGCAACCTGCACTCTGAGAAACTAAAGCTCTTCTGTTTGGACAAtcagcagcctgtgtgtgtcgtCTGTCGTGACTCAAGAGCACACACCAATCACAGTTTCAGACCAATCGATGAGGCTGCACAGGACAACAGGGAACAGCTCAGGACATCCTTAAAGCCCTTACAGGACAAACTGGAGCACTTGATTCAAGTTAAGGTTAACTGGGATTTAACAGCGAAGGTAATTAAGGCCCAGGCCCAACATATAGAGAAGACGATTAAAGATGACTTTACGAAGCTTCAGAATTttttacaaaaagaagaagaagccaggATCACTGCactgaggaaggaagaggagcagaagagtggAGTGATGAGGCAGAGgattgaggctctgagcagagagaTAGCAGCTCTTTCAGAAACTATCAGAATCACAGAGGAGGAACTGAAAACTgcagacgtctcgttcctgcagAACTACAATGCTGCAGTGGAAAGAGTCAAGCAGCGCCATCTGCTGGAGGATCCAAAGCTGGCCTCTGGAGCTTTGATAGACGTGTCCAAAAATTTGGGCAATCTCACCTTCAGTGTATGGATCAAGATGAAGGACATGGTCTCCTACACTCCCGTGATTCTCGACCCAAACACAGCTCAATCAAACCTTTTACTAAGTGCAGATCTGAGAAGTGTACGATGTCTAGAGAGGGAGAGCCAGTCTCCGAATAACCCAGAAAGATTTGATAGTTACACCAccgtcctgggatctgagggctTTAACTCGGGGACTCACAGCTGGACTGTTGAAGTTCAAAATGATGCAGACTGGGGAGTGGGTGTGATAGAAGAGTCTGTCCGGAGGCAAGGAGTTCTTCCGACTGGTCACTGGGGAATATTGTTCTACAATGGTAAACTCGATGCATGCTCTCCACCACAAATCGACCGTACTCTCTCAGTGAAGAACCCGATTCAGAGGATCAGGGTACAGCTGGACTGGGACAGAGGTCAGCTGTCGTTCTCTGACctggatacaaacacacacatttatacctTCTCACAGACATTCACCAAGACAGTGGTTCCCTTCATGAACACCTCTTCATCGGTGCATCTGAGGGTTTTACCGAGGACAGTCAATGTACACTTCAAGAAGTAG